cacaaatacgtatatattttttgaatctGTAATGAATTAATACGTTTAATACACCTTGGTTGactgttttctttgtttagcatgttttaaattgttaaattcccATTCTTATCAGACAAATAACATGAATTAGTTGCTAGCTGGTACCAATTTATTAGCCGCAACTTAGACTACAATTTAGGATCTCCGATCCGCAGATGCTTATAGATTAAACGTAgaccatcgccatcgccgacTGTACTTAGCAGCTGAGCTTCTTGGCCTCCTGGAAGCGGCAGGAGATGTCGTCCCAGTTGGCGATGTCCCAGATGGCCTCCACGTAGGAGGGACGCACATTCTTGTACTGCAGATAGTAGGCGTGCTCCCAGACGTCGATGCCGAAGAGCGGGATCAGGCCAGTGGAGGCCTCCAGAGGATCCTGGTTGGGCAGGGCGGCCAGCTGCAGTTTGCCGGACTTCTTGTTGAAGCCCAGCCAGCCCCAGCCGGAGCCCTGGACTGCCACGGTGAGCGTGGTCAGCTCCTTCTTGAAGTCCTCGAAGCTCTTCCACTGCGACTCGATGGCCTTCTTCAGATCGTCGCTGGGCTGGCTCTTGTTGGGCGAGAGGTTCTGCCAGAAGATGGTGTGGTTGATGTGGCCACCGCCATTGAAACGCAGGGCAGGAGCCAGCTGAATCAGCTTGGTAGTGTCGCTCTTCGACTTggcctcctccagctgctcctcggcgGCATTCAGATTGTTGACGTAGGTCTGGTGGTGCTTCTGGTGGTGCAGCTCCATGATCTCCCGGCAAATGATGGGCTCCAGGGCGGCATAGTCGTAGGGCAGCTTCGGGAGGGTGTGCTTGCCACGCACCGCCAGGCTGCAAAGGGTTAAGTGTGTCTTGTTTTAGAATGTCCTCCCAAGATCAGGGTCGCCATTTGTTGCTATTTATGTAATCAGCCGGCATCGATTTTGGTATTTCTTTTCTGTGCTTTTCCAGTGCAACTTACCTTGCCGTTTGCGAAATTCTACGGGCCACGAACATATCTGCGTTTTATTCGACTGCAAAATAAGGCTAAGTCGTGATATCagttttaaaaaccaaataaaacaagGCTTACGTTCTCGTTATTTTGCTTGATCTTTTTGAACAATCTATTGCTAGAGATGAGCAGGCAGGTGAAAATATCGAAAGACCACAATCAGTCAGTGATGTGAGACTAACCTACATCTAAattaaatggtaaaataataaatatatctgaTAAATATAACACATGTattgaatgttatttatttataaagaaagTCTTCTTACTAaggaataaatattattttaaggACTTAAGCTTTTTTATAGCTGCTTACGTATCGATAGATTCCATTTCATTGCTAATGGAATTAATCGATTTTTGCCACTGTGAGTGCAGGGCGCCAAAtttgaagaaattcaagaaattTACGTCAAATGTTTGAAACTCCGCCTGGAACACAACATCACAGCACACAACATGTCTACATTTCATATACCGTCCCGAATCAATATCGATATAACAGATAAACGGCTACAGCACATTCTCCACAAATATCTTCAAATACGTAAGTGGCTCAAATATAAGACACAAATGATATGATTATATAATGATTTGTTCAGCAACTTCTTCTGGAGCCATGAGCAGTGAGGAAGATAGTAATGCACACCAAACCGCAGTGGTCATTGACAACGGCTCTGGAGTATGTAAAGCCGGATTCTCCCCAGAAGACACGCCCCGCGTGATCTTCCCATCGATTGTGGGCAGACCTCGTCACCTGAACGTCCTGCTGGATTCCTTGATCGATGATAGTGTTATTGGCGAGGCGGCAGCCCGCAAGAGGGGAATACTCACCCTTAAGTATCCCATTGAGCACGGTATGGTCAAGAACTGGGACGAAATGGAGATGGTTTGGAAGCACACGTACGAGCTCCTACGAGCGGATCCAATGGATTTGCCAGCTCTACTCACAGAAGCCCCTCTGAATCCGAAGAAGAATAGGGAGAAGATGACGGAGATTATGTTCGAACACTTTCAGGTGCCAGCTTTTTATGTGGCAGTTCAGGCCGTGCTCTCACTTTACGCCACCGGACGTACGGTGGGCATTGTGGTGGACTCGGGTGATGGGGTGACCCACACGGTTCCGATCTACGAAGGATTTGCCCTGCCCCACGCCTGTGTACGAGTCGATCTGGCTGGCAGGGACCTAACCGATTATCTGTGCAAGCTGCTTCTGGAGAAGGGTGTTAAGATGAGCACCTCTGCGGAGCGGGAAATCGTGCGGGACATCAAGGAGAAACTCTGCTATGTGTCTCTGAACTATGCCAAGGAAGTGGAGCTGCACGGGAAGGAGGATACCTATGAGCTGCCAGATGGCCAGAAAATCGTATTGGGCAGCGAGAGATTCCGCTGTCCGGAGGCTCTCTTCCAGCCCAGTTTGCTGGGTCAGGAGGTGATGGGCATTCACGAGGCCACCCATCACTCGATCACCAACTGCGACATGGATCTGCGCAAGGACATGTATGCGAACATAGTGCTCTCCGGCGGAACGACCATGTTTCGCAACATCGAGCATAGATTCCTGCAAGACCTAACCGACATGGCTCCCCCATCCATCAGAATAAAGGTTAACGCTAGTCCGGATCGCAGATTCTCCGTTTGTACGGGTGGTTCCGTCTTGGCCTCACTCACTAGTTTCCAAAACATGTGGATCGACAGCGCGGAGTACGACGAAGTGGGTACTGCCATAGTCCATCGAAAGTGTTTTTAGCTGAGCAGGATGGCCGTGTGTTAAAATCCTTGGCTTCGTTCTGAggaataattattatatattttttatttgttaatgaaTTCAATGTTCATTGATATTCTTAAGGAAAGATATTTATTTCCAGGTTTTCTGAGTTTTCCAAATTATtatgatataaaataaataaaaaatgactccctatacataaaataaatcgTTAAAATTCATTTACAGTAACGTCAGTTTTAGGATTATGGTTTATTAAACCCTATTATGGTTTATTATGGTTTaaataaactaacccccagataaactaacctccaaataaaataacaccCACAAATTAAATAGTCCCTAGATAAATTAACCCTCATAAAgcaaaagaatttaattaactttataaCTGCTAGGCTTTTATTATGATTAAATCGAGCTtataaaaccaaatgaaaaatacaaatgcattCGATTGTCACATCTCTGCGGCAATCACCACCACGCAGTAACCTTAACTTCCATTCAGTTGCACGTGCACCGTGCGACAACAAAGCCCAAGTTTCAACTCGCGAAGCATTCACCTTCATAATCATAATTGTCAAGCTCCATCATTTCGCAGTCAGATGCACTTGGGCACAAAGCGCTGTTGTCTAAGAGCTTGACAAGATTTCGATCACGGATCTAAACGTGGATTTGCTAAGCAGTTGGCACATCGGACTAGGAATCGGAATACGTATTGATACGTGGTTCTTCCAGTTGGTAGATAAGGATAATTAATCAATACTGCTTGGCTTACCAACTTCCGGATGGTTTTCCAAGTTCTATGTAATGTTACGCCAGGTGGAGTAGTTCAAGAAAGAGCAGTTCAACTTGCAACGTGGTTTTGATATGATAAATAAGTTGACCTAATCACGGGGGACTATTAATAAACGCAGAATTCTACAGACTGATACTTCAAATTTGACATTTTCGAATAGCAATAACATTGATTAAAGATATTCAATGTCTAATATCAatagatatttataaaaatagatttCTTATTACCTGTTACTATTGGACAATGCCTGCGACTTGCCGAATGGCaaattatatattcaaataatggCCGAAATTAGCACGTCATTATGCTGCACTTTGATTCCAATTAATCGCGAATTTATTAAGCCAAATGATGCATACAAATGTGTGTGATTGCCACATCTCAACGCAGTACGAGTAACCTTAGCTTCCCTCCAGTTGCACGTGCAGCCAGCACTGCCAACTACAATAGCCAACTTCGAAGCATTCACCTTCATAATCGCATTCATAATTGTCTAGACTCATCATTTCGCAGTCGGTTGCTTTTTGGGGACCTACGTAAAGAGCTTTTGTTGGGGTACTTTGCCAGATTTCGATCACGTATCAATGGCAAACCTCGTTGGAGACATATTCTCGTAGCACAACGCGTGCTCGAGGAGGTGCACCTGCAACATCGCATAAGCTAATATTCGGATTACCCATTCTTTTGAGATTTTTGTATTAGGAAGTTGCAACGAAATCAGACCGCTTCTTTGCCCATCTTCTGCATAAGTGATTCTACTACAAATTAATCTTATTCTGCACTGTTTTCCATGAAGGTCGTAAAATTATATGTAAAACTAAATAGTGATATTGTggttttatggttttattgcAGTGGCCCATTTCCAGTAGCACATTATTACGCGATCGAGCAGCTGAGCCCGGGTTTTGAGCCAGAATCGAATTGACAGCCGCTTGAAAGGGTTTTCCATATCAAATGGATATCTGTGCCAAGTCGCTGGCTGCGGTGactgttttcgtttttatatATGGCAGAGTGCCGGCTCCAAGGTTGCGTGAATTcatcacttcacttcactccTGGGGGCTGAGCTACTGcaattttgtaaattgtttccaTTCGGTTACCTCATGGCTAACGTCGGATTTATATATCACTTTGGAGGGgcctgcttttctttttttggatatttattttttattaaacaccCGAACACAGAATAATTCAAATTCGTGAGG
This sequence is a window from Drosophila teissieri strain GT53w chromosome 2R, Prin_Dtei_1.1, whole genome shotgun sequence. Protein-coding genes within it:
- the LOC122613889 gene encoding superoxide dismutase [Mn], mitochondrial; protein product: MFVARRISQTASLAVRGKHTLPKLPYDYAALEPIICREIMELHHQKHHQTYVNNLNAAEEQLEEAKSKSDTTKLIQLAPALRFNGGGHINHTIFWQNLSPNKSQPSDDLKKAIESQWKSFEDFKKELTTLTVAVQGSGWGWLGFNKKSGKLQLAALPNQDPLEASTGLIPLFGIDVWEHAYYLQYKNVRPSYVEAIWDIANWDDISCRFQEAKKLSC
- the LOC122613888 gene encoding actin-like protein 53D, encoding MSTFHIPSRINIDITDKRLQHILHKYLQIPTSSGAMSSEEDSNAHQTAVVIDNGSGVCKAGFSPEDTPRVIFPSIVGRPRHLNVLLDSLIDDSVIGEAAARKRGILTLKYPIEHGMVKNWDEMEMVWKHTYELLRADPMDLPALLTEAPLNPKKNREKMTEIMFEHFQVPAFYVAVQAVLSLYATGRTVGIVVDSGDGVTHTVPIYEGFALPHACVRVDLAGRDLTDYLCKLLLEKGVKMSTSAEREIVRDIKEKLCYVSLNYAKEVELHGKEDTYELPDGQKIVLGSERFRCPEALFQPSLLGQEVMGIHEATHHSITNCDMDLRKDMYANIVLSGGTTMFRNIEHRFLQDLTDMAPPSIRIKVNASPDRRFSVCTGGSVLASLTSFQNMWIDSAEYDEVGTAIVHRKCF